The nucleotide window GCCGGTATTTCCCTCAAGATATGGCAACTGACTATATTGGTTTCAGATGCGCAATGTCTAGAGTTGGTTCTAAAACCAAAGGGAAAAACAAAACGAGAAACTAATTTTAAGTAGCAATTAATAGAAAAGTCCTGTCGAAATCGACAGGACTTTTTTAATATATTTAACCATGCAAATAGCAGAACTTCACTCTAAATTTATTTCAAGCAAGGGTGTTTCAACTGATACTCGAAAAATTGAACCAGGGCAAATGTTTTTCGCTTTAAAAGGCGATAATTTCGATGGTAATACTTACGCCGAATTTGCATTAGAAAAAGGTGCTGAATATTGCATATTGGACAACCCGGAATATATATTAAACGAAAAATGTATCCTTGTTAAAGATGTCTTAGAAACCCTTCAAAATTTAGCCCACTTCCACAGAATAAGGCAAAGCTGTGATGTTTTAGCTCTAACTGGGAGTAATGGGAAAACTACCACGAAGGAATTAATAAATGCCGTGTTGTCTACCAAATTTCAAACGGTTGCAACCACAGGCAATTTAAATAATCATATAGGTGTTCCGCTTACCCTGTTAAATATAGCTGAAGAAACCGAAATAGCAATTATTGAGATGGGTGCTAATCACATTGGAGAAATTGCTCTTCTATGCAAAATTGCAGCTCCTGATTTTGGATTGATAACAAATTTTGGAAAAGCCCATTTGGAAGGTTTTGGGAGTGTGGAAGGTGTAATTAAAGGTAAGTCCGAGCTATACGACTATTTGAAAAAAGAACAGGGGACAATTTTTTATAATTCAGATGACCCAATCCAAAGAAAACAGATTGGAGACTTCCAAAATATTGTCGAATACAGTTCAAATACTATAGATTACTCAAAAATATCCCTTAAAAAAACCCAACCAACTATCGAATTTAAAATAGAGGACCAAAGCTTTTCCTCCAATCTTTCAGGAGACTATAATTTTAAAAACATACTGGCCTCCCTAGCGATAGGTGATAAATTTGGAATAACTAAGGCTAACATGGCTAAGGCAATTAGCGAGTATACTCCCAATAATAATCGCTCCCAATGGGTAGAAAAAGGTGGTAACCAATACTATATGGATGCCTATAATGCAAATCCTAGCAGTATGGCAGCCTCAATCTCAAATTTTTCCAATCTTGATTTTCCTAAAAAGATTGTAATTCTGGGGGACATGTTTGAACTTGGAACTGAAGCTGAAATAGAACACCAAACCATCACAGAATTGGCAGAATCTTTCGATTTTGAAAAAGTGTTTCTTGTAGGGTACAATTTTGCCAAATGCGAAACCAAGAACAAAAACACCTTTCAATTTAAAACCTTTGACGAACTTAAGGATGCCTTTAACAATTTTAATCCAAAGGAATTCAACATTTTTATTAAAGGTTCTAGAGGTATGGCATTGGAACGTCTGCTAAACTAATTTTAAACAATAATCCCAATTCGCGTTCACAAATTGGGATTATGATTAAAGTGAAGTGTACTGGATTCGAACCAGTGACCCCTACCCTGTCAAGGTAGTGCTCTGAACCAACTGAGCTAACACTCCTTTAAGGCGAGCAAATATATTATAATTTTTTATAACACTTTGCACAGAATGCATCTTTCATGATAGTACAATTACAGCTAAACCAGTTGATGCCTATTGTAATTGTCTAGGTAAAATATATTTAAACATTTTCTTTAGCATTCAAAAATTTAATAATTTCACAAACTCCATAAGTCTTAATTTGAAAATGGAAACACGAGGAAATATGAAGAAGTTAAACTATAGACCAAAAAATGAAGGAAGTGGCACCATTTTTAAAAATCCGATTTTGGAATTTTTAACAAAGACTCATATATCCGTTCCACTTTCATTATACACACTCATTTCCGGATGCCTTATTTATTACGGCATTATTGAAAAAGGATTTGAAACAATAGAAATGGTCTTTTTGTTTTTTGCCGGCATGTTTGTTTTTACATTTTTTGAATATATGATTCATCGGTTTGCCTTTCATTTTGGGTCTCACGAACATGATCACGATAAAAACCATATTAGTTACAAATTGCACGGAGTTCATCATGAATATCCCAGGGACAAAATGAGATTGGCGATGCCTCCAATAATGGCCTTGGCATTAGCAACTTTCTTTTTTATTGTATATCGAACTTTGATGGGTGATTATGTCTTTGGATTCTTAGCAGGATTTTTAATGGGCTACACCCTTTATCTAAGTATACATTATTCTATCCATGTATTCCAAGTACCAAATAATTTTCTGAAAATTTTATGGAGACACCACGCTATCCATCATTATAGACAACCAAACAGGGCATATGGCGTTTCTTCACCTCTATGGGATCATATTTTTGGAACAATGCCAGAAACTAAATCCAAGCCTGTTTCCGAGGGTAAATTTATCGACCCCTCTTAAGTCCCAAATAATAAAGTTTAATTAAGGATAAGCAGAGAGTTTTTTCAATAAAATTCAAATCACTTATTATTTTGATTAGAATTATTTTGCCTCCTCTTATCTCTTAAGGCCCAATATATTCCTTTTACATCAGACGCCCAGTTGTCGTACATATAAATTAAAGTGATTTCTTCAAAAGTTTCTACCAAACTGAATACTATAACCGCATAAAACAAGGCATATGAGGGCGAAAAAAACAGTGAGGATATTACAAAAATTCCTTGCAGGATAGCTGATAGTTTCGCCAAATAAGTATGAAAGGACGTTGCCCTACCATATTTTAGATAGGCATAGACCATCTGAATAAAATAAGGCATAAATACAATTAGGATTAATACAAGATTTGCCTTAACAAATTCGGCTTCAAATCTATAAATACCAATGATACCCACCACCAAAGTAATTTGATCTCCAACCGAGTCTAATTGCGATCCTCTAGGGCTTATTAAATTTAATTTTCTAGCTAAATAACCATCAATCATGTCCGTGCAAAAACTAATAAGCAGGAACCAAGTGAAATAAAGTCTTAAATCAAACCAAATAAAAATAACTAACAAAGGGGATACGACTATCCTGTAAAATGAAAACCAATCGGCAATATTGAATTTTTTGAAAATATTCATATTTATTAGCCATAGTCCTACATTGAAAAAATGCATCTGTTTAAACAATTAAACTTAGGATAAGTTTAAACGCTAAAAAATGATAAAAATCATGGAAGCTAATCTAGTAGCTCTGTTTAATTATTCTAATTGAGCATTAATATTTGTAAAAAAAAACCTTGAACATCAAATAGACATTCAAGGTTATTGTTTGGAAATTACTAAAACTTAATCGGAAGTAGTTTTAAAGGTATAGGTAGGACTAACCGAAATATTTATCCCATCACTTGTTTCAACATGCCAATAATAGATAGTATTTGGCTCAACATCGATATCTAAACTAGTTTCTGAAATCCCCTGCCATTCCTCTGGCACCTCTTGATTTCCATCTACCGAATCGGCAAAAACCGTATAAGTGACTTCATCACCGTCGGCGTCCGAACTAATCCATTCTAAAGTAACTTTTCCATCACTTGGTGTTACATCGCTTCCTTGAGATGGACTCAATAAGGATGCAGGAAATGGAACAAAATTAGATTCACCATCGCCAGCCAGATAAAACTTCCAAGTATCAGATTCGGTAATCTCTTGTCCAGAATTTCTAGCTGTTACTGTCCAAGAATATGGATAACCTCTTAACAATTCTACCTGCAGACTATTTGTTGGAGACCCAATATTAAGAATAACATTTCCAGTAATTAGGTTGGTTATCTCGAAATTATATTTTTCTGTGTCACTGGATGCATCCCAATTAAATGTCACTATAGCAGTATCATCAAAGACTTCTCCTACCTCACATTCCTCATTATTTGAAGGTATCAATAAATTTGGTTTACCAGGCTTGTCTGTATATCTGACTTTATTTGGTGTATCATCATCAGAACAAGAAACTATTAAAACACTGAATATAAAAACCAAAAAGGGTTTTAAACTAAATATTGATTTTATGGTTTTCATAATAAATTACTTTTTAATGATTTTAATTGATTCGCGAACCGTTTCAGAATTAATTGATAAGAAATAAATTCCATTATTCATATTTGAAATATCAAGATCAACTGTTCTATTTGAAGAAACATTCTGGGTGCTCGACATAAGCTGATTCCCTAATACATCAACTATGGAAAGTTGAAGTTGATTATCGGTGCCGTTTACATATAATTTTATCTTTCCAGTAGTTGGGTTAGGAAACACCGCCAACTCATTAGATATAAATACATGTTGACTGAATTCACCCTGACATACTAAATCTGTTGATACAGTAATTGTATTCTGCCCAGCATGTAAGTCAAGAATTAATTGAGATTGACTCGTCGTCGTAATTATGCCATTGTGATTTATTTCATAGTTTTCTGAACCGGATAATGAAAGTACAATTTGATTATTGGAATAATTCACCACCGAATAAACATCTAAGGGTTCAGGCCCCTGTACTGTTACATAATAGCACTGCACAAAATTGTCTATTCCTTCAATTGTTATACAAACTTTATAGGTACCACCTCCTAACTGATCGAATAAAGTTTCAAAATCATTATCGCTAGATAAGTTTTGAGATTGAGAATAGCTGTCTCCTTCAACTGAAACAACAAAAGTGTAATCAGTATTGCTAGAACTTACGCTTATTGAGCCGTCATTTTCGCTATTACAGCTTACTGAGTTAGAAATAACAGTAAATGTATCCGAAGGAAGTTCAAATGTTTCACAACCAAACACATCGATAACAGATCCTTCAGGAGATTCAGGACAATGATCTTCACTATCCAAGATTCCATCTCCATCACTATCTTCACAAACATCACCAATTCCATCATTGTCGAAATCAGCTTGATCTGGGTTATAGGTGTCAACACAATTATCTTCAGAATCAACAACACCATCAAAATCTGAATCTTGTTCCGATTCCAAAAGTGGAATTGGATCCCAACCATCATTACCCTTAGTGAAATTAAATGTTGTAATTTCTGTTCCATCGGTTAATACTGGTTCTGTTAGCACTGTGGACCACCCTGCGCGAGAACCAGAATTATCTTCACTCGAAGCCTCAATTGTACCATATTCGTACATTAAACTTGATTCACCTCCTAGAGTATTTTGCCAACCAATTGGGTAAATCAATGATTTTCCTATATGGTTAGGGTTCTGGGATACATCTATATTAGTTTTATAAAATACGGCCTCACTAGTGGTAGCAGCCCATGGACGTCCATAATATCCTGGTTTGCCCCAATTAGTTGATGCAGTCTCAACGCCAGGAACCGTAGATTTCACGTTACATTCATACATCAAAAATCCTCTTGTGCCACTACTTTGTTGTGCAGCCGTGATATAAGCTGTATCACTATCCCAATCACTTGTATTTAATACAAGATCTGTTTTGTAGAATACGGCTGTCATGGCTCCGAAAATATAATCTACAGCACCCATTACTGCACCTTTATAGACAACAACTCTTGATCCACTTCCTCCGTAGAATGAATCTTGTCTTCCAACAACACGGCAGTTATTCAAAATAACCTTATCAACATTATTGGTAATACTAATCGCTGCTGCTCGTTCTACGTACCCCAAGCCCCTATCTTGCACAGAAGTGTCTCCGTAAGTCGTCGGCCTTGAACCTCCTTGGGGCGCACCGTTATTGGTTTCGACAATGTCCTCAGATTCTTTCTTGGAAATGTATTGATTAAATGAGTTTTCAAAAATTAAATGTTCAGCTTCAAAACCATCTGCCGACACAACAACCGTAGCATTCCAATAAGAACCATTTGTTGTACCCGCACCCTTATTTTCATAACTCAAATAACCATTTTCCTTATTGGTTGCTAGAATATCTGCATGCCATTTTTGATCTGACCCCATACTATAATAATTATATCCATGACCATAATATGAAGTTATTCTTACAGCACCCTCTACAATATCAACCCCCTTATTTATTAGGTCTATTTTCGGGAAACTTGCAGCATTTTTCAATGTTACATTAGGACTAGTAATCACCAACATTTCTTCATAATCACCAGGATCGATTAGAACAGTTACTCTTTCGTTATTTGGGCGATTCATATTTTTAATGGCTGTTAAAGCCCCATTGACAGTAGGATAATCTTTATCCACACCAACAGTAATAACTTCCTTAAATTCAACGACCTGAACTATTTCAATATTTGTTATATAGGAAGTGCCTGAACCACCAAAAGTAATGGTAGCGGTTCCAGACGTATCTCCTGTATATGCATATTCTGTGCTTTCAAAGGTAGAAGTGCTTCCACTACTAGTTTGTATGGTATCTCCTCCTTCTATAGAAAAATTAGCCGAATAATAATAGGTAATGATCATTTTCTCGCCTGGATTCATTGGCACCACTACTGTTTGTCCAGGAGATGCCGCAAGATGTCCCTTGGCAATTTCATTCTTTGCCCCATCTAAGCCTAATCCTTTATAGTATTGATCTGAACTTAATATCACCTTATCATCAAAACTCCAATTTGTAACTGGAGAAAACTCTAAGGTTTTTGAAGTGTCCATATCTTGCACAGTTAAATTAGATGTTAACGCCAATTCTATTGGATATTTATCTAATCCACCATGTTCAATCTTATAAGTACCATTTCTTAAGGCAACGGTCGTTACATCAGTGAAATTATACATATATCCTTCTTCATTTAGATTTATAAATGTTAATTCCAAATCTGCCCGTTGAGCTGCATCTAAACCTGGAGTATTGATTGCAACACTAAAAACAGGTTTAGGAGTAAAATCAATATCAGCCGCTTGGTCACCTTCAGCTATGGTTATAGTATTATTAATAATTTCATAGTCATTTACTCCTTCAGCAGTAATCGTATATTCAACATTAGGTTGCAACTGTACTTCATATGTTGAATTACCTGCATCAATCATAGGTTGTGGCACATAAACTGTATTTGCTTCAGGATCTGCAGTATATTTAAGGTTTAGATTTTCTATATCCGATCCGAGTCCATTAATATTTCCTGAAACTTTGTATAGTTCTACCTGAATAATTGTGATATCAAAAACAGATGTAGCTTCCTCAACAAGAATTGTACTAGCGCTACTAATGATATAACCATTAGCATTTTCTAAACTTAAGGTATAAGTGTAATCCTGGGGTAGATCAATACTATATGAACCATTAGAAACAGTTGTATTCCAAGATTTTCCAGCCTCATTGGTAAAAACTATTTCATATTCATTTGGAATGTCTGCAGCCTGACTTACATCTACATTTCCTGTTAATGTTTTGTAAATTGCATCCTTTCTTTCTACCCTAAAGTAACTTGGTTTGTCAACTGTATCATAAATTCTATAAGTACCCGAATTTTTAGCAACAAACTTTACCATGGTTATAGCATTACTTGTAGAAACTTTAACAACATCATCTTGTAATTCAGGGTTTGGTACATAGGTGAAATGAATATTTCCATTGGCATTTTGTGCCAACATAGCAAGGGTGACCTCATCATCCTCACTTAAGGTAAGACTCAGATACCTTCCACTAGACCCCGTACCATTTACATAAATTCTACCACTATATTCAGAAACCCCACTTAAGTTTTCATCGTATCTAGTTAAATTGGTATTGCTAGTCCTTAAGCGGTCATTACTACCACCATTCCAACCTAATGCCCCTTCTGTCCATGACGGCAATACATTTCCTGAACTTCCGGGAGTTATTGAAGCATCATACCAAGAATTAATTTTAGTTTCATCTAACCTGTTATTGTATAATTCTGCATCTAGCTGTTCCCCTCCAAAATCCCAAACATCTATTTTTCCATTAGAAGGTTCGACAGCTGCTTCATTTTCAATAGACATTCCATGTAGGTATATCTCAGCAGTTGGAAATTGACTGCTCACTAAAGTAGCAGTGATTTTACCAGCAGGTCCGGTATAGCTAAAATTACTTGGGAAGCCATCAGAGATTCCAATATTCTGTGCAGGAATACTTCCTAGATTATTTCCTTCGGAATCAGTAAATACAAAAACTGCATCTACAGCCACACCATAAATATCAACAATAAAGGTTACTATAGCATTACCTGCAACTATTATATCGAATGAGTTACCTGGAAAAAAGACCCCTCCATGTGAAGAATCATGATAGCCAAATTGTCCAGATGTTTCAGTTGTATTACTGTTTATGGTAACAATACCATCTCCAGTTTTATAAGTCTCATATCTTAGAGAGGTATAACTGGTTTGCGGCAATTCAGATCCATCTGCGAAATTATAAGTATAAGTTTCACCAGGGTTAGCTGTAACTTCGGCATTACTGTCTGAAATTGTAATGATAAATGAACTTGGATCCGACGAAGAATCGGAAAAGTTTATGGTCAATTCATTACCTTCAATTGAAACGGATTCTATATCCCCTGAAAAAGTCGGGGTAAAGGAAGCCAATTCGTTCCCCGCCAAATCTATCTCAATTGAAGCTGAATCTGATGTGCTACTAAATACTGTGCCCTCACTTACAGAAACAGTAGCATTATCGCTTGCAGTTGCACCTGATGTTATTTCAATATCTATTCCGTTAATTGAGACAACACCAGATTTTTGGATCCAAGGAGTTAAAACTACATTATAAGATATCGGTAAAACTTCAATATAAGGAAGATAACTTGTACTACCTGTATGGGTTAATGTGATAGTACCTTCGGTACCCAGGTAAACAAAATCAACAAAAGGCCCTCCATCGGTTCCTTGAGGAAAAGTTATTGATCCTGCATTTGATTGGGATGGAATATCAAACGCACCGGTTGAACTAGAAACATTTAAAGTACCGCCAGAGTATTGGTCAGCCGCAACTCTAATTTTACTATTTCCAGCCACTTTTAACGTGATAACGTTTCCATCTTTCAAGGTTATTCCATGTTGGGTTCCATGATAACCATACGCATTGGACGGACCTGATTCTATTTTAAATAAGCCCTTTTCAATGATTGTGTTTCCTACATCTGTTGAAGCAACCAATGTTTCATCCCTAAAATCAAAAAAGTAAGCTGATCTTTTTTCTGGGGTTGTATAGGCTGCACCTAATTGAGCCGGTATAACATCTAATTTTGGTAAATAAATATCGCTACCGCTTCCATTTTCTTGTATAGCTTTAAAAACGAGAGATTTATCCCCTTTAGATTTGGAAGGGTCTGAATAAACCAGTTCATAAGTATCCACCAAGTCTGTTGTTACCTTTGTGTTTACTATGCCCAAATCTCCAACAGAAATTTCGGTTCCCTCCATACTCAGGGAAGAATGCTTTGATCCTAGAAAACTTATAGAATTAGTCCCAGTAACCTGTAAATCGATTTGAGCATCTGCTTTCATATTTAAACCATAGGTAGAACCATGCAAACCATAGGTACCTCCAAGTTTTAACAAACCGTCCGCACTTTGTCCATTAGAAATAATAGTTCCATCCCTAAAGTCATAGGTTGTTATTCCATGCAAATAGCTATTATCGTATAAGGCTATTGTATATAGTTTAGGTTCTGTACCACTGTCGGCATAGGTTACTTTTAATTCACCCGAAACAATATCAACTGAAGCAATATTTCCAGAAATATTTGGAGTAAAAGAAGAAGGATCCATCCCTCCCAAATCAATAGCTACCCAACCAGCGTCTTTTCCAGCTGATAAAATAACACCATTAGAGACACTTATTGTTGCGTTCTCAGCTGAAGTAGCTCCCGAAGTAAGAGTGATATCTACTCCGTTTATAGAAATTGTTCCAGATTTTTGGACATAGTCACTTAAAGAAACCTCATACGTAACAGGAGCTATTTCTAAATAAGGCAAATAGGATGTTCCACCATTTCCAGTTAAGGTTATGGTTCCTGCCGACCCAACATAAAGAAAATCTTTCCAAGGCCCGCCATCAGCTCCTTGAGGATAAGTTATGGACGTTTGATTTGATTGTTCAGAGATATCAAATTGGCCCGTTTCGCTTGTGGCAGAAATCGTGCCACCTGAGTATTGATCACCTGCAATTCTTATTCTACTATCACCTGCAACCTGTAACGTAATAGTATTACCAGCTTTAAAAGTTATTCCATGTTGAGTTCCATGATAACTCAATCCGTTACAACATCCCGCATCAATTGTTATTATTCCAGATTCTATATGATTCGGTGGACCAGAGGGAACAATACTTTCATCTCTAAAATCGAAGAAATAAACAATATTTTTTTCAGCGGCGGCAAAATCCTTTCCTGCCTGTGCCGGAATTACTTCAATTGTTGGAAGGTAAAGGTCATTACCCGTTGCGGCTACAGTCGTAAAAGTTAGAGTTGTCGCCGGTCCTGAATACACAAAATCGAAGGTGTCTGATAAATCATTCACGACTTTCCCAGTTTGGGTTCCTAAATCACTATCGTCTAGAGCCGTACCCTTTACATCTAAGCTCGAGTATTCAGATCCGAGAAATCGAATTGTGGAACTACCTTCTACTTGTATACTAATAGTTGCATCAACTTTTAAATTTAATCCGTAGGTGTTACCATGCTGAGAGTATGTTCCTCCTAGAACAAGTTTCCCATCAGCACTACCTCCATTTCCGGCAATAACACCATTATCCCGAAAATCATAAAGAATAGAATTTGTTATTTCACCGGTTGAACTATCACAACTTGAAGTAATATCACCTGAGATATTTACTTGCAAGGTGGCACCAGCACCGCAACTTGAATCAGTTATATTGGAGGCAACATCTTCAACAGGAATAACTGTATAATTATAGGTAGGTTTTGTAACGGAATTTACATTTGCAACTCCATTCAAACAATTTTCAAACTGGAGTGAAACTGTTCCACCATCGGTGGTAGCCCTACTATAAACAGTGGTTACATTAGCAAAATTACTATTCTCTACGTAACAGGTGAGGTTATTTGTTCCACCACCTAGTCCTAATGCAGTTGAACCTGAAACAGTGGTATCGTAATAGCAATTCAATATATGTAATTCAGCATTTCTTGCCCGAGGCATTCTGCTTCTTACGCCATCCGCCCAATAGCAGTTTTGAAAGGTAACACTATAATGTCCATCGGCAGGTGCATCAGTGCTACTCGAACCTACCAAATTAGAAAATCTGTGGTCATCAGATCCGCCTGGACCATTTGGAATGGGATCCTTTAGATAAGTGAATTTACACCATGAAACTGTAACGTTATCCGAGGAGTTTTTTATATCAAAATTCCCATCGATACCATCCCGAAATTCACAATGATCAACCCATAGATTGATACAACCCTCAGAAGTTAAGTTGTCTCGACCATCAGTATCATAGGCCCCAGGACCTTCAAAAATTAGGTTTCTGATAATTACGTTAGAAGAGCCAGCCTTTAAATTTAAAATCCCAGATTCAGATTGGGTCTGTTTGGTATTAACCAATTTTGCTCCTGGCAACCCAATAATAGATTTATTTGTAACAACCTCACTTATTTGCAATTCAGTTGCAGAAAAATCAATAGTTCCAGATACCAATATAACCTGAGGAGTGGACAACCTGAGGTTAGCCTTCAAATCGGCGTAGGTAGAAACAACGATTGGTGTAGCGCTTCCGCCACCAGTTGTACCTTCCCCATAACCCTCAGGGGCAGATTGGTAAAAAGTTTGCGCTGTTACTGGTAACAGTACGCATAGAAAGAGTAGAAAAAGTAAAATTTTTTTCATGAGACCTATGTTAGTTAATTACTTTGAATGATATGTTTATAGCCAAAGCAGCCATAACAAAATTCTTGACACGAATTAATGTAATCGATTGCATAATGTAATCGATTACACGAATATAACAGAAATTCAAATACAAATTTTGATAAAATTTAAGAATGTTAAAAAATTAACATTTAATGTATGATTTCACAATATTGATTAACAATGAAAATTTAATTGTAAGCAGCAGAATAATAAACAATTAAACCAAAACGGATAAAATTAAAAAATCCTAATTCTCACTTAAGAATTAGGATTCAATTTGGTGGGCGATGAGGGATTCGAACCCCCGACCCCCTCGGTGTAAACGAGGTGCTCTGAACCAACTGAGCTAATCGCCCCTTGTAATCGGACTGCAAAGATAAACCAGTTTTTGAATTTGAAAAATATTTTTTTGAAAAAATCACACAACTTCTGCCACAACAAATGTGCTTCCGCCTACAAAGATAAAATCACTACCTGCAGAGTCCAGTTTTGCTTGATATAGAGCCTTTTTCACCGATTCAAATGATAAACAGTTAAAACCATGTTCATGAAATAATTGGGTTAATTCATCAACATCCAAAGCCCTGGGTATTTGGGGTTGGCTCAAATAGTAAATAGCCTCTTTAGGCAACAGGCCAATTACCCTTTCCAGATTTTTATCTGCAACAAATCCCAAGACCATTCTCAATTGCCTATAATTTTGTTCCTTAATCTGAGAAACTACATAGTTTAGACCTTCAAAATTGTGGGCTGTATCGCAAACAACTAAAGGTTCTTCTCCTAATATTTGCCATCTTCCGAGAAGCCCGGTATTTTTAACCACATTATTCAATCCAGACCTAATTGATTCCTTACTTAAATTATATCCTTTAGATTTTAAAACATTTAAAGCAACAGTGGCCGTAGTTACATTTTTAAGTTGATAACTACCCTTAAGATCAGTATTGTAGACATGATCCATTAAAAGTTGATCTGCATAATAAAGTTCAGAACCCTCAACCCTAGCTTTTGAATTAAAAATGGGGGTAGTCTCACTCTGGGTTTCCCCGATAACGACGGGTACTCCTTTTTTAATAATGCCAGCTTTTTCAACTGCAATTTTCTCTATGGTGTCTCCTAACAAAACAGTATGATCTAACCCTATATTAGTGATTACAGATAATTCTGGCATTATTACATTAGTTGAATCTAACCTTCCTCCTAACCCAGTTTCAATAACGGCAATATCTACCTTGTTATCTGAAAAATATTTAAATGCGAGACCTACTGTCATTTCAAAAAATGACAATTGATTAAATTCAAAAAAGTTTCGGTTATTTTCGACAAAATCAACGACATAATCCTCTTCAATTAAATGACCATTGATTTTTATTCGCTCTCTAAAATCCTTTAAATGTGGAGATGTATATAGACCAGTTTTATAACCCGCTACCTGAAATACCGAAGCCAACATATGGCTAACCGAGCCTTTTCCATTTGTCCCAGCAACATGCACACTTTTAAAATACCTTTCAGGATTCCCAAGATGGGAACACAGATTTGTAGTATTGGTGAGATCAGCCTTATATGCCATTGCGCCCTGACGCTGATACATTGGAAGTTG belongs to Aegicerativicinus sediminis and includes:
- a CDS encoding pectinesterase family protein; amino-acid sequence: MKKILLFLLFLCVLLPVTAQTFYQSAPEGYGEGTTGGGSATPIVVSTYADLKANLRLSTPQVILVSGTIDFSATELQISEVVTNKSIIGLPGAKLVNTKQTQSESGILNLKAGSSNVIIRNLIFEGPGAYDTDGRDNLTSEGCINLWVDHCEFRDGIDGNFDIKNSSDNVTVSWCKFTYLKDPIPNGPGGSDDHRFSNLVGSSSTDAPADGHYSVTFQNCYWADGVRSRMPRARNAELHILNCYYDTTVSGSTALGLGGGTNNLTCYVENSNFANVTTVYSRATTDGGTVSLQFENCLNGVANVNSVTKPTYNYTVIPVEDVASNITDSSCGAGATLQVNISGDITSSCDSSTGEITNSILYDFRDNGVIAGNGGSADGKLVLGGTYSQHGNTYGLNLKVDATISIQVEGSSTIRFLGSEYSSLDVKGTALDDSDLGTQTGKVVNDLSDTFDFVYSGPATTLTFTTVAATGNDLYLPTIEVIPAQAGKDFAAAEKNIVYFFDFRDESIVPSGPPNHIESGIITIDAGCCNGLSYHGTQHGITFKAGNTITLQVAGDSRIRIAGDQYSGGTISATSETGQFDISEQSNQTSITYPQGADGGPWKDFLYVGSAGTITLTGNGGTSYLPYLEIAPVTYEVSLSDYVQKSGTISINGVDITLTSGATSAENATISVSNGVILSAGKDAGWVAIDLGGMDPSSFTPNISGNIASVDIVSGELKVTYADSGTEPKLYTIALYDNSYLHGITTYDFRDGTIISNGQSADGLLKLGGTYGLHGSTYGLNMKADAQIDLQVTGTNSISFLGSKHSSLSMEGTEISVGDLGIVNTKVTTDLVDTYELVYSDPSKSKGDKSLVFKAIQENGSGSDIYLPKLDVIPAQLGAAYTTPEKRSAYFFDFRDETLVASTDVGNTIIEKGLFKIESGPSNAYGYHGTQHGITLKDGNVITLKVAGNSKIRVAADQYSGGTLNVSSSTGAFDIPSQSNAGSITFPQGTDGGPFVDFVYLGTEGTITLTHTGSTSYLPYIEVLPISYNVVLTPWIQKSGVVSINGIDIEITSGATASDNATVSVSEGTVFSSTSDSASIEIDLAGNELASFTPTFSGDIESVSIEGNELTINFSDSSSDPSSFIITISDSNAEVTANPGETYTYNFADGSELPQTSYTSLRYETYKTGDGIVTINSNTTETSGQFGYHDSSHGGVFFPGNSFDIIVAGNAIVTFIVDIYGVAVDAVFVFTDSEGNNLGSIPAQNIGISDGFPSNFSYTGPAGKITATLVSSQFPTAEIYLHGMSIENEAAVEPSNGKIDVWDFGGEQLDAELYNNRLDETKINSWYDASITPGSSGNVLPSWTEGALGWNGGSNDRLRTSNTNLTRYDENLSGVSEYSGRIYVNGTGSSGRYLSLTLSEDDEVTLAMLAQNANGNIHFTYVPNPELQDDVVKVSTSNAITMVKFVAKNSGTYRIYDTVDKPSYFRVERKDAIYKTLTGNVDVSQAADIPNEYEIVFTNEAGKSWNTTVSNGSYSIDLPQDYTYTLSLENANGYIISSASTILVEEATSVFDITIIQVELYKVSGNINGLGSDIENLNLKYTADPEANTVYVPQPMIDAGNSTYEVQLQPNVEYTITAEGVNDYEIINNTITIAEGDQAADIDFTPKPVFSVAINTPGLDAAQRADLELTFINLNEEGYMYNFTDVTTVALRNGTYKIEHGGLDKYPIELALTSNLTVQDMDTSKTLEFSPVTNWSFDDKVILSSDQYYKGLGLDGAKNEIAKGHLAASPGQTVVVPMNPGEKMIITYYYSANFSIEGGDTIQTSSGSTSTFESTEYAYTGDTSGTATITFGGSGTSYITNIEIVQVVEFKEVITVGVDKDYPTVNGALTAIKNMNRPNNERVTVLIDPGDYEEMLVITSPNVTLKNAASFPKIDLINKGVDIVEGAVRITSYYGHGYNYYSMGSDQKWHADILATNKENGYLSYENKGAGTTNGSYWNATVVVSADGFEAEHLIFENSFNQYISKKESEDIVETNNGAPQGGSRPTTYGDTSVQDRGLGYVERAAAISITNNVDKVILNNCRVVGRQDSFYGGSGSRVVVYKGAVMGAVDYIFGAMTAVFYKTDLVLNTSDWDSDTAYITAAQQSSGTRGFLMYECNVKSTVPGVETASTNWGKPGYYGRPWAATTSEAVFYKTNIDVSQNPNHIGKSLIYPIGWQNTLGGESSLMYEYGTIEASSEDNSGSRAGWSTVLTEPVLTDGTEITTFNFTKGNDGWDPIPLLESEQDSDFDGVVDSEDNCVDTYNPDQADFDNDGIGDVCEDSDGDGILDSEDHCPESPEGSVIDVFGCETFELPSDTFTVISNSVSCNSENDGSISVSSSNTDYTFVVSVEGDSYSQSQNLSSDNDFETLFDQLGGGTYKVCITIEGIDNFVQCYYVTVQGPEPLDVYSVVNYSNNQIVLSLSGSENYEINHNGIITTTSQSQLILDLHAGQNTITVSTDLVCQGEFSQHVFISNELAVFPNPTTGKIKLYVNGTDNQLQLSIVDVLGNQLMSSTQNVSSNRTVDLDISNMNNGIYFLSINSETVRESIKIIKK